One segment of Longimicrobium sp. DNA contains the following:
- a CDS encoding DUF4249 family protein, whose translation MEVLKRILPLAALVLGGCEFTRDPLALDIRRDEVMVHGVLAAGQDTVAVLLTRARPGNGDNPIATFPVSGATVRISTGATSVQLVEAPTGFPGCVSTHVSNHPPITPGCYAAVFPGGIRSGTTYALSVDLAGRETIRGSATVPHAPVIDPGTGSRFLVKRKHDGGVPGLIAARWSVGAGTAGVGLGVRETAFYRGGQRVPDQSCRFEYGRAIIYSPGADSAAILFHNPIHCDSAHGPGQQYDSLDVRLQVTAYDTAFTRYAGLVHEHVSPPVHRERFAAGVQGALGLFAGVAVSERPAILVAVD comes from the coding sequence ATGGAAGTTCTGAAGCGTATTCTGCCGCTGGCCGCGCTGGTGCTGGGCGGCTGCGAGTTCACCCGCGACCCGCTGGCGCTGGACATCCGGCGCGACGAGGTGATGGTGCACGGCGTGCTCGCGGCCGGCCAGGACACCGTGGCCGTGCTGCTCACCCGCGCGCGGCCGGGGAACGGCGACAACCCAATCGCCACTTTTCCCGTTTCCGGCGCCACGGTCCGCATCTCCACCGGCGCCACGTCGGTGCAATTGGTGGAAGCCCCAACTGGGTTTCCGGGGTGCGTGTCGACCCACGTTTCCAATCACCCCCCCATCACCCCGGGCTGCTACGCCGCCGTCTTTCCCGGCGGCATCCGCTCGGGGACGACGTACGCGCTGTCGGTGGATCTCGCCGGTCGCGAGACCATCCGCGGCTCGGCGACGGTGCCGCACGCGCCGGTCATCGACCCGGGTACCGGCTCGCGGTTCCTGGTGAAGCGCAAGCACGACGGCGGCGTGCCAGGCCTGATCGCGGCCCGGTGGAGCGTGGGCGCGGGCACGGCGGGCGTGGGGCTGGGCGTCCGCGAAACCGCCTTCTACCGGGGTGGGCAGCGGGTGCCCGACCAGAGCTGCCGGTTCGAGTACGGACGCGCGATCATTTATTCCCCCGGCGCGGACAGCGCGGCGATCCTCTTCCACAATCCCATCCACTGCGACAGCGCACATGGGCCGGGGCAGCAGTACGATTCGCTGGACGTGCGCCTGCAGGTGACGGCGTACGACACCGCGTTCACCCGCTACGCCGGCCTGGTGCACGAGCACGTGAGCCCGCCGGTGCACCGAGAGCGCTTCGCCGCCGGCGTGCAAGGCGCGCTTGGGCTGTTCGCCGGCGTCGCCGTCTCGGAACGGCCCGCCATCCTCGTCGCGGTGGATTGA
- a CDS encoding TonB-dependent receptor, producing the protein MLAATLLWLALAPDADIQGRVRAAPSGDAVPYATVRVAELRRTVSTDAEGNFVIHGVPDGRWRVQASAIGYHPTEAVVRVGGGSVVRLDFDLVAAPVALTPVEVHGTPRERSATPARVRGGPPPVQMGTRAVMAVPALVEADVLRAVQTLPSVAAASDFSSALYVRGGSPDQALVMLDGVPLFNPYHVGGLFGAIDPATVASVDVLAGAFPARTGDRLSGVVDIRTREGGRDAVRGSGAVSLISSRASLDGPLPSGRGSYLASIRRTYLDAFTDAAYAVNLIPGTVPYAFTDGHLKITHDVGTAGVATASVYVDAEGIDIPERLRRMFNTEMSFRWGSRLATAAYRHTFRPGLAGEARVGVSQFYGRFDAADEQYSGSPDTPPVFSPLLRARTETRNVLASAELARTSGGNQLRAGVQADAYRFAHDVQDVRSDAFGNFVDPFTRTDQPFTLAAYLDDEWAPSERLALRAGMRVLYAGELGTALMPRVGVRWSAAPGLALSAGGGRYAQVMHSLRDEESLGSAFLAYDLLAAPGAHAGLMTAEDVTVGAEWSRGATSLRVDAYARWLHDLPLPPAADNPLESPVLVGDGFRTGEGTARGLELLASHVRGRSHLSLSYALSFSERTVDGERFTPRFERRHTIDATAITPLGRSGEFNARLAIATGQPYTPVLGVAQGYRWDPATGRYGAADADAGTILLGRHNAARLPGYLRLDVSARREYRRRWFGQRMTLTPYLQVVNVLNTRNVLSAEPQLGGGAPTVLNYLPQIPVFPTFGVEWKF; encoded by the coding sequence ATGCTGGCCGCAACACTCCTCTGGCTCGCGCTCGCGCCAGACGCCGACATCCAGGGCCGCGTTCGCGCGGCGCCTTCCGGCGACGCCGTGCCCTACGCCACCGTGCGCGTGGCGGAGCTCCGGCGCACCGTGTCTACCGACGCCGAGGGCAACTTCGTCATCCACGGCGTGCCCGACGGGCGCTGGCGCGTGCAGGCGTCCGCCATTGGCTACCACCCCACCGAGGCGGTGGTGCGGGTGGGCGGGGGATCGGTGGTGCGGCTGGACTTTGACCTGGTGGCGGCGCCCGTGGCCCTCACGCCGGTAGAGGTGCACGGCACGCCGCGCGAACGATCCGCCACCCCCGCGCGCGTCAGGGGCGGCCCCCCGCCCGTGCAGATGGGCACCCGCGCCGTGATGGCCGTACCCGCGCTGGTGGAGGCCGACGTGCTGCGCGCGGTGCAGACGCTTCCCTCCGTGGCGGCGGCGTCGGACTTCAGCAGCGCGCTGTACGTGCGCGGCGGCTCGCCAGACCAGGCGCTGGTGATGCTGGACGGCGTGCCCCTGTTCAACCCGTACCACGTCGGCGGGCTGTTCGGCGCCATCGACCCCGCCACGGTGGCGTCGGTAGACGTGCTGGCCGGCGCGTTTCCCGCGCGCACGGGCGACCGGCTTTCGGGCGTGGTGGACATCCGCACCCGCGAGGGGGGACGCGACGCGGTGCGCGGCAGCGGCGCGGTGAGCCTGATCTCGTCGCGCGCCAGCCTGGACGGGCCGCTCCCCTCCGGGCGGGGAAGCTACCTGGCCTCCATTCGCCGCACCTATCTGGACGCCTTCACCGACGCCGCCTACGCGGTGAACCTGATCCCGGGCACGGTTCCCTACGCATTCACGGACGGGCATCTGAAGATCACCCACGACGTGGGGACCGCCGGTGTGGCGACGGCCTCGGTGTACGTGGACGCCGAGGGGATCGACATCCCCGAGCGGCTGCGCAGGATGTTCAACACCGAGATGAGCTTCCGCTGGGGGTCGCGCCTGGCCACGGCGGCGTACCGGCACACCTTCCGCCCCGGGCTGGCGGGCGAGGCCCGCGTGGGAGTCAGCCAGTTCTACGGCCGCTTCGACGCCGCGGACGAGCAGTATTCCGGCTCGCCCGACACCCCGCCCGTGTTTTCGCCCCTGCTGCGGGCCCGCACCGAGACGCGCAACGTGCTCGCCTCGGCCGAGCTGGCGCGGACCAGCGGGGGCAACCAGCTGCGCGCGGGGGTGCAGGCCGACGCCTACCGATTTGCGCACGACGTGCAGGACGTGCGGTCTGACGCCTTCGGCAACTTCGTAGACCCGTTCACCCGCACCGACCAGCCGTTTACCCTGGCTGCCTACCTGGACGACGAGTGGGCGCCCAGCGAGCGGCTGGCCCTGCGGGCCGGGATGCGCGTGCTCTACGCGGGCGAGCTGGGCACGGCGCTGATGCCGCGCGTAGGGGTGCGGTGGTCGGCCGCGCCGGGGCTGGCGCTTTCCGCGGGCGGAGGCCGATACGCGCAGGTGATGCACTCGCTGCGCGACGAGGAATCGCTGGGGTCGGCGTTCCTGGCGTACGATCTTCTGGCCGCGCCCGGCGCCCACGCCGGGCTGATGACGGCCGAAGACGTGACCGTGGGGGCGGAGTGGTCCCGCGGCGCCACCAGCCTGCGGGTGGATGCGTACGCCCGCTGGCTTCACGATCTGCCCCTGCCGCCGGCCGCCGACAACCCGCTGGAGTCGCCCGTGCTCGTGGGCGACGGGTTCCGCACGGGGGAGGGGACGGCGCGTGGCCTGGAGCTGCTGGCCAGCCACGTCCGCGGCCGGTCGCACCTGTCGCTCTCGTACGCGCTGTCGTTCTCCGAGCGGACGGTGGACGGGGAGCGCTTCACGCCGCGGTTCGAGCGCAGGCACACCATCGACGCAACGGCGATCACGCCGCTGGGCCGCAGCGGCGAGTTCAACGCCCGGCTCGCCATCGCGACGGGCCAGCCGTACACCCCGGTGCTGGGCGTGGCCCAGGGCTACCGGTGGGACCCGGCCACGGGGCGCTACGGGGCGGCGGACGCCGATGCCGGCACCATCCTGCTGGGCCGGCACAACGCGGCGCGCCTCCCGGGCTACCTGCGGCTGGACGTGAGCGCCCGCCGCGAGTACCGGCGCCGCTGGTTCGGCCAGCGGATGACGCTTACGCCGTACCTGCAGGTGGTGAACGTGCTGAACACGCGCAACGTGCTGTCCGCCGAGCCGCAGCTGGGCGGCGGCGCGCCGACGGTGCTCAACTACCTTCCCCAGATTCCCGTCTTTCCCACCTTCGGTGTCGAATGGAAGTTCTGA